A stretch of Henckelia pumila isolate YLH828 chromosome 4, ASM3356847v2, whole genome shotgun sequence DNA encodes these proteins:
- the LOC140865313 gene encoding uncharacterized protein, whose amino-acid sequence MQKTSPGWFTGGPSNEIGQPTSSLLADWNAYAAASKSEVDTDADSSFDIEAAVRTANDKVSSTLDVVSKGVRGLPRSFNSATSYVPSGKSLMYFGLFLATGVFFIFIAFTIFLPVMVLKPQKFAVCFTIGCAFIVGSLFALKGPKSQLQHMFSKERLYFTLGFVGSMMGTIYASMVLHSYFLSGFFSILQVIALSYYVISYFPGGAAGLKFLSSTLASSILRCFGR is encoded by the exons ATGCAGAAAACCAGTCCAGGGTGGTTCACCGGCGGTCCCAGCAACGAAATCGGCCAGCCGACGTCTTCTTTACTGGCTGATTGGAATGCTTACGCCGCCGCTTCCAAATCCGAAGTCGACACCGACGCAGATTCCTCATTCGATATCGAAGCCGCCGTTCGCACCGCCAACGACAAAGTCTCCAGTACTCTCGATGT GGTATCTAAAGGAGTGAGAGGGTTACCCAGGAGCTTCAACTCTGCCACAAGCTATGTTCCCTCTGGAAAGTCTCTTATGTACTTTGGATTGTTCCTTGCCACTGGagtcttcttcatcttcattgcTTTCACCATATTCCTTCCTGTGATGGTGCTGAAGCCTCAAAAATTTGCTGTCTGCTTCACTATTGGCTGTGCCTTCATAGTTGGTTCGCTTTTTGCCCTCAAAGGTCCAAAGAGTCAGCTTCAACACATGTTTTCTAAGGAG AGACTTTATTTCACATTAGGATTTGTTGGCAGCATGATGGGTACAATTTATGCATCCATGGTTCTTCACAGCTATTTTCTTTCAGGTTTCTTCTCTATACTTCAG GTGATTGCTCTCTCGTACTATGTCATCTCCTACTTCCCCGGAGGAGCAGCTGGGCTGAAATTCTTATCTTCAACTCTCGCCTCTTCAATACTCAGATGTTTTGGAAGATGA